A genomic region of uncultured Treponema sp. contains the following coding sequences:
- a CDS encoding acyltransferase: protein MILKKILYRLRLYKISLINNFCWNSFGKHSRVIKPMRIIGKKFISIGFDSIIMNDARIEAVYNYGDEVYFPSIKIGDNVDIQQRVHITCAESINICNNVSILPDVLITDINHPYIDISIPPKNQHLEHKPVFIGEETIVGMGARILPGVKIGKHCCIGANSVVTQDIPDYSVAVGIPAKVVKRYDFDESEWINVSRDKKLIVTGGG from the coding sequence ATGATTTTAAAGAAAATACTTTACAGACTAAGATTATACAAAATTTCCTTAATTAATAATTTTTGCTGGAACAGTTTTGGAAAGCATAGCAGAGTTATAAAGCCCATGCGTATTATTGGAAAGAAATTTATAAGTATAGGCTTTGATTCAATTATAATGAACGATGCCAGAATTGAAGCCGTGTATAATTATGGAGATGAAGTTTATTTTCCATCTATAAAAATTGGAGACAATGTAGATATTCAGCAGAGAGTTCATATTACATGTGCTGAAAGCATTAATATTTGTAATAACGTTTCTATTTTGCCTGATGTCTTGATTACTGACATAAACCATCCTTATATAGATATTTCTATTCCTCCAAAAAATCAGCATTTGGAACATAAACCTGTTTTTATCGGTGAGGAAACGATAGTTGGAATGGGAGCAAGAATCTTGCCAGGAGTAAAAATAGGAAAACATTGCTGTATTGGAGCAAATTCTGTTGTTACACAAGATATTCCTGATTACAGTGTGGCAGTAGGAATTCCTGCAAAAGTTGTAAAAAGATATGATTTTGATGAGTCTGAATGGATAAATGTTAGTAGAGATAAAAAGCTTATAGTAACGGGGGGGGGGTAA
- a CDS encoding oligosaccharide flippase family protein, with product MNRKLFSNTILYTVGEVVPRIISFLMMPIFTRYLSPADYGILSYTNSVIAFIYVLCTLALNTYVLRFFFDCKTKEERKKLLGNIFVFIAIINFAVLALFHFTGPFIIEKAKISVPWKPYFRLAILNNFLESFSIIPMLYYRIKQNAKMFVGISLGRCILQYVATFVMLVALGWGVMSQYYGRLITLLPFFVIYIIIMLRHTKMGLDWRQLKQGLKFSLPLLPGSVSYLVLTSLDKVILERYVSLEIIGIYNIAYTIAFAMNMIIQSFYKALEPSIFQKYNENPDIDAFVPYMKKINNIYNFALYALALILSLFAKEALMIIAGEKYYSAAFYVPLVLIGVIFSGRNVFIECALTAEKRSIINGIGTMVGSIVSITTNLILIPKIGVVAATIALSFSYLIMNIYFKVCTKIKFFNNWQDIVGMLVFLSCSIIPLCNFSLSEIVLIRMKLFVYLLAIVILMYNYHIFAFFKNTELKK from the coding sequence ATGAATAGAAAACTTTTTTCAAACACAATTTTATATACAGTTGGAGAAGTAGTTCCAAGAATAATCTCGTTCTTGATGATGCCGATTTTTACTAGGTATCTTTCTCCAGCAGATTACGGAATTCTATCTTATACAAATTCCGTAATTGCGTTTATATATGTTTTATGTACTCTTGCGTTAAATACTTATGTTCTGAGGTTTTTCTTTGACTGTAAGACGAAGGAGGAAAGAAAAAAATTACTAGGCAATATTTTTGTGTTTATAGCTATTATCAATTTTGCAGTACTTGCGCTTTTTCATTTTACAGGACCTTTCATAATTGAGAAAGCTAAAATATCAGTACCATGGAAACCATATTTTAGACTTGCCATTCTTAATAACTTTTTGGAAAGTTTTTCAATTATTCCAATGCTTTATTATAGAATAAAGCAAAATGCAAAAATGTTTGTTGGTATTTCGCTAGGTCGTTGTATTCTGCAATATGTAGCAACATTTGTAATGCTTGTAGCCCTTGGCTGGGGAGTAATGAGCCAATATTATGGACGACTTATTACATTGCTACCATTTTTTGTTATTTATATAATCATAATGTTGCGACATACCAAAATGGGCTTGGATTGGAGACAGTTGAAACAAGGGTTGAAATTTTCTCTACCTTTGCTTCCTGGTTCTGTATCATACCTTGTGCTTACAAGCTTAGATAAAGTTATTCTTGAGCGTTATGTAAGTCTTGAAATAATAGGAATATATAATATTGCATATACAATTGCTTTTGCAATGAATATGATTATCCAAAGTTTTTATAAAGCCTTGGAGCCAAGTATTTTTCAAAAGTATAATGAAAATCCTGATATAGATGCATTTGTTCCATATATGAAAAAAATAAACAACATCTATAATTTTGCCTTATACGCATTGGCTTTGATTCTTTCTCTTTTTGCAAAAGAAGCGTTGATGATTATTGCTGGTGAAAAATATTATTCTGCAGCCTTTTATGTGCCTTTGGTTCTTATTGGAGTTATCTTTTCTGGAAGAAATGTGTTTATTGAATGTGCACTTACGGCAGAAAAACGCTCGATAATAAATGGAATAGGAACAATGGTTGGCTCTATTGTCAGTATAACAACTAATCTTATTTTAATTCCAAAAATTGGAGTTGTTGCAGCAACAATTGCGTTATCATTTTCTTATTTAATAATGAATATATATTTTAAAGTTTGCACAAAAATCAAATTTTTTAATAATTGGCAAGATATTGTTGGAATGTTAGTTTTCCTTTCCTGTTCAATTATTCCTCTTTGTAATTTTAGTTTATCAGAAATAGTTCTAATCAGAATGAAATTATTCGTTTATTTGTTGGCTATAGTTATATTGATGTATAATTATCATATATTTGCGTTCTTTAAGAATACTGAATTGAAAAAATGA